Part of the Tolypothrix sp. PCC 7910 genome, CCTAATTGTGGACGACGCAAAGGGTCATTATTACCTTGGATTTTCTTCACCATATCTCTTAACAATAAGGTGGTTTCAGCAAACCTTTCTACTGAAGGTTTGTCTTTGATATAGCTACCAGAAACAGCCACAAAACTTTCCACTAATCGCATATGCCACATTCTGCGATTTGCTTCTTCAGCAACGCGATCGCCTAAGGCGCGTTCTATGGGAGATAATGATTTCAAATCCTTAAAGTCTTCTCTAAAGATATAATTCCAGCCAGCTTGCTCTAAACGGCGACAACGATCATTCCAAGCACCTTTAGGCGGTAAGTCAAAATACTGCTCTGATATTTGTAGTGCTACGTGCATCAATGCTTCTAACCTAGCTTTTAAGGCTTCATTGCGATCGCCTCCTTCATGAGATGCAACCATTGCTTCTGGAAGCTTTTGGTGATAAAAGCGCTTATAGAAGTCTTCCATCAGCGTTAATAAATGTTCTGCCAATGTCAGCAAGCGGGGATAAAGGGACTCAATTGTGGCACTATTGCCATTTTCTGAGGGATTTATCGGTAAACCGCTAGCTGCTTCTAATTCGCTCAAAAGTTGTGCGATCGCATTCCAAGGGGCAGCAACGTAACTATATTTAAGCCCAACTGGTACAATGTAAACCTGCTCAGAGCGTCCAGCTTTGTGCAAATCTTCAGCACACCAAAAGCCTAATTGAGCAATACCCGGTTCTAAGGGACTCATAATCTCTGATAAACCATTCGTTGCTCCTTCTGGCGCAGCCGCCATTGGTAATTTACCATTGGCGAATAAATCCCGCGCCGAACGTAAGCCATTCCAATCGGCTTTACCGCGTTGGATGGGAGTACCGCCTAAATGCGAAGCCAGCCAGCCAATGTGTTCACCTGCCCACAGAGGAATGCCGCGATCGTAGATAAAATGAGCATGAATTGGAGTTTGGATTTTTATGTCTTTTTCTCGTGCTACTTGCGGCACAAGTTGCGAAAGTAAGTAGCCTAAACAAAGAGGATCTTCTGTTTTGGGGTGGCGAAATGCTAACAAAAACCGAATCTTACCTTCCTGAAACTGACGATATAGATCAGCTAAAATTTCTACGTTGTCTGCTTCAATGTGGGTAATCGCTGTTTTCCAGTTAATTATGCTGGGTAATAACAGATGCGCCGCTTGTAGAAGTAAAGGGTTGAGTTTCGGCGGGATAAATTCTAAAGGTGGTTGTGCTTGGTAAATTCCGGTAGTCAAGATATTTTTCTCCTAAATATGGGGGACTGGGGATTAGGGATTAGGGATTAGGGATTGGGATTTTGGCGCTTGTACAGACGCGATTAATCGCGTCTCTCCAACTCAGCACTCACAAAAATAAAGCATGAAACTTGATACTTTATACTTCATACCTAGTGAAGTGAGTGAAAAAATTGTAGTAATTGCAGCTTTATATTTCATACTTCATACTTCATCCTTCATAATTCATTAAGTGTTTTGGGAAAGGGAATAAACGATGCGACTGTCACAAATGTTATTCGTTACACTACGGGATGATCCAGCTGATGCGGAAATTCCTAGTCATAAATTATTACTACGTGCAGGTTATATTCGTCGCATCGGTAGCGGAGTTTATGCTTATTTACCACTGATGTGGCGAGTATTGCAAAAGGTTTCCCAGATTGTGCGCGAAGAAATGAACGCCACAGGCGCGCAAGAATGTTTGTTACCACAATTACAACCTTCTGAGTTGTGGAAAGAATCAGGACGCTGGGATACTTATACCAAAGCTGAGGGTATTATGTTTTCCCTCATCGACCGTCGAGAGCAACAATTGGGATTAGGCCCCACCCATGAAGAAGTAATCACGACGATCGCGCGTGATATGATTCGCTCTTACCGTCAGCTACCACTGCATCTCTACCAAATTCAAACGAAATTCCGCGATGAAATTCGTCCCCGCTTTGGTTTGATGCGCGGACGGGAATTTATCATGAAGGACGGCTATTCTTTCCATGTCGATGAAGAAAGCCTCAAAGCTACTTACCAGGATATGTACCAGGCTTACAGCAATATGCTGCGGCGTTCTGGTTTAGCTTTCCGTGCAGTTGAAGCTGACTCTGGCGCAATTGGTGGTTCTGGTTCTACAGAATTTATGGTGCTGGCGGATGCGGGAGAAGATGAAGTTCTCTACACCGAAGATGGTAAATACGCCGCCAATGTGGAAAAAGCTGTTTCTTTAAGCGCTGATGCTGTCACCTCACAGTTTACAACTTATGAGAAACGCGAGACACCAGGAACAAATACGATTGAAACAGTTTGTAAATTCCTCAACTGTTCTCCAACTCAAGTGGTGAAGAATGTTCTTTATGAAGTCGTTTATGCCAATGATAATGTTTTGTTAGTATTGGTCAGCATTAGGGGTGATCAAGAAGTTAACGAAATTAAGCTCCAAAATGAGTTAGCAAAAATCCCTGATCAATATGAGAGATTGTCAGCAGTCATATCATTGAAAGTTTCGGATGCAGAATCGCAAAAACGTTGGGCTGTAAAACCAATCCCCTTGGGTTACATTTCTCCTAATTTGGGAGATGAATACATTAAAGTTAAAGCCTTAACATACCGAGAATTAGAAACCAATCTGCAACTAGAACCAGAGCATGGTTTATCTGTACAGCAATTAGCAAATGTTTTGCAAGATTTAATACCAGACGAAAATGGCAAATACTTGGTATCAGAGGTAAGAAAATCTGCCAAACAACTTTTAGCAACTCAGCCATTTGCTCTTAAGAGCCTGGATGATCAACTAAGAAGGTTGCAACTAGAATATCCACAACCTCCTATTGTCCGGTTAGTTGATGAAACAGCTTCTGACTTGGAAAACTTCGTCACTGGTGCTGATGAAGTGGGTTATCACGTAGTCGGAGCTAATTGGAATAAGCAATTTAAGAAACCATACCAAGTAGATGTCCGTAAAGCTAGACCAGGCGATCGCCATCGTGATAACCCAGAGCAAACCCTACAAAGTGCTAGAGGAATTGAAGTAGGACATATCTTCCAATTAGGTACAAAGTACTCTGTAGCGATGGGTGCAACTTATACTAATGATCAAGGGGAAGAAAAACCTTTAGTAATGGGTTGTTATGGCGTAGGTGTATCGCGATTAGCACAATCAGCCGTCGAGCAATCTTACGATAAAGATGGAATTATTTGGCCAGTTGCGATCGCACCCTATCATGCAATTGTCACAATTCCTAACATTAAAGATGCTCAACAAATAGAAATCGCCGAAAAACTCTACAAAGAACTAAATCAAGCCGGAATTGAAACTCTACTCGATGACCGCGATGAACGGGCAGGAGTAAAATTCAAGGATGCCGACTTGATAGGTATACCTTACAGAATAGTCACAGGCAGAGCGATCGCCAACGGCAAAGTAGAAGTTGTAGAAAGAGCTACTCGTAAATCTCAAGAAATTGACATTAACGAAGTGACCAGTAAAATCAAACAGTGGATTACCGAGGCTATAAGCTAGGGACTGGGGACTGGGGACTAGGGACTAGGGACTGGGGACTAGGTTTAAAAAACTTCTTCCAATTACCAATTACCAATTACCAATTACCAATTACCCAATCCCCAATCCCCAACCCCCAGATAGGTGACGTAATAGAAGTGCGAATCTAAAATTAAGGTAGTTACTGCGGAAAGAGACATGGCGGCATTGTTGATATAAATAGCCATACTCTAAGTGTTTGGAAACTCCCCAATTAATTACCGACTTTAATCAGGCTGCTCTTCCCACACAAACCATCTCAGCCCTCAGTCAAGCAGGTTTTGAATATGAAAGACCAATCTAATCGTAATTCTTCCGGTGTAATAGCTGCTGTGTCCGCAGCTGTGGTAGCAGTCAGTGGCGGCGTTGCTTGGCTTACTTTACACTCCCAAAATCCGCCCACACCTTCCCAATCTTCACAATCATTAACCCAGCCTGGAAAAAACACAACTGTACAACCTGGCCAAGAGCAAACTGCTAATGTTTATTGGCTGAAAGACAATGGCAAAAATTTAGAATTGGCTCCCCAACCAGTCAAAATAGCTGCTGCTCAACCTAACCAAGTTGTAGAAAAGGCCATGCAAAACCTATTAGCAGGCCCAACCGAGGGAGCAGAATCTACCACAATTCCCAAAGGCACTAAATTACTAGGTGTGAAAGTTAACAATGATGAAGTTCATGTTAATTTATCTGAAGAATTTACCAGTGGTGGTGGTAGCAGCTCGATGATGGGCCGTGTAGGACAAGTAGTCTACACTGCAACCACAGGAAATCCCAACGCCAAGGTTTACATTGAAGTCAATGGCAAGGAGTTGGATGTTCTAGGTGGCGAAGGCGTAGAGTTACAACAGCCACTCACACGCGACCAATTTAAAAATAATTATCCACTTTAAAGTCAGTTGTCATTAGTCATTAGTCATTGGACAAATAACAAAGCGCAAAGTCGGAGCGCCGGTTTCCGGCGATGGCTTCGCCAACGTCTCCGACGAACAGAACTTTGTAAGAGAGGACAAATGACAAATGACAAACTACTAATTTAACGCTTACCATTCAATAAACGAAAATTATGGGCTTGCTGTTCTAACCTAGTAGCTAGGCGATCGCAAACCCGATTACATAATTCAAAAATCATTTCATCTTCCACCCGGTAGTAGGCGCAAGTTCCTTCACTGCGGCGGCTAAGAATACCTGCTTGCCACATTACCTTCAGGTGTTTTGAGACGTTCGCCTGCGAAGTCTGTGTTGCCTCTACCAACTCTTGCACGCATTTTTCTTCATCCCGTAATAAGTGCAACAGCCGAAGGCGCATCGGTTCACTTAACAGACTGAAGTATTCCGCTACTTGTTGCATCACTTCTGGTGGTACAGGCAACACTTGTTTCATCAGGATTAACCCGCAAGGACTGAAAATGAGAGAAAAATGACTTGCGTCATAATATAGATTAATACTTAATCAGGGTTAATTCTCATTAAAGGTTGACCATATTCGACAGGTTCGCCATTTTGCACCAAAATTTCCATTACCTGCCCTGATACTTCCGCCTCAATTTCGTTCATCAGCTTCATGGCTTCGATGATGCAGACGGTTTGACCACTGCGGACGCGATCGCCCACTTCCACAAATGGGGCTTCACTCGGTGCAGGCGCACGGTAAAATGTTCCTACCATTGGCGAAGGAACTTCTACTAATCTTTTATCAATTGCTGAGGGAGAATTGCCAGACAACTGCACACCAGAACCAGTGGAATTATTATCCAAGACGCGATTTGTAGCCGTCTCCACTGTCGATACAGTCTGGGGTGCAGCAGAAACCGATGTTAATCCCAAACCAACCACACCGCCTGATGCTGCTTGGCTGACTGACACCATTTGATTGCTAAAACTTACAGCTTTACGCACTGTAAGCTCAAAGTCTTCGCTTTTGAGCGTAACTTCGGCAATATCTGTTTGTGCAATAGTTGCTAGCAGTTGGCGAATTTCATTAAAGTCCAATGGCACAGTTTTTATTACCTCGACCTGTACGTAAAGAATAATGTTAAGTGTGGCAGGGATTTAATCCCTAAAAAGGGATTGAAATCGGGATTTCTCTCCAAGGAGATGATAATTATTCCCTGCCTAAATATTTATCGTCACGGGTATCTATCTTGATGCGTTCGCCTTGAGCAATAAACAAGGGAACCATGATAGTTGCACCAGTTTCTAAAGTTGCTGGTTTGGTACCACCTGTAGCAGTGTCACCTTTAACACCTGGGTCTGTTTGCACAACTTCTAAAACCACAGAGTTAGGCAATTCTACTTCTAGGACTTGCTCACCCCAACGAATGACGTTAACCTCCATACCTTCTTTGAGGTATTTTACGCGATCGCCAATTTGAGCAGCGCTTAATCTGCCTTCTTCGTAGCTTTCCATATCCATAAAGACGAATTCATCACCTTCTTTATAGGTATGCTGCATTGTGATTTTTTCTAGAGTTGCTTGCGGTACAGTTTCCCCTGCGCGGAAAGTTCTTT contains:
- a CDS encoding 1-acyl-sn-glycerol-3-phosphate acyltransferase is translated as MTTGIYQAQPPLEFIPPKLNPLLLQAAHLLLPSIINWKTAITHIEADNVEILADLYRQFQEGKIRFLLAFRHPKTEDPLCLGYLLSQLVPQVAREKDIKIQTPIHAHFIYDRGIPLWAGEHIGWLASHLGGTPIQRGKADWNGLRSARDLFANGKLPMAAAPEGATNGLSEIMSPLEPGIAQLGFWCAEDLHKAGRSEQVYIVPVGLKYSYVAAPWNAIAQLLSELEAASGLPINPSENGNSATIESLYPRLLTLAEHLLTLMEDFYKRFYHQKLPEAMVASHEGGDRNEALKARLEALMHVALQISEQYFDLPPKGAWNDRCRRLEQAGWNYIFREDFKDLKSLSPIERALGDRVAEEANRRMWHMRLVESFVAVSGSYIKDKPSVERFAETTLLLRDMVKKIQGNNDPLRRPQLGKQKVKITIGEPISISERYPTYKANRVGAKQAVTDFTNDLQQAMENLI
- the proS gene encoding proline--tRNA ligase yields the protein MRLSQMLFVTLRDDPADAEIPSHKLLLRAGYIRRIGSGVYAYLPLMWRVLQKVSQIVREEMNATGAQECLLPQLQPSELWKESGRWDTYTKAEGIMFSLIDRREQQLGLGPTHEEVITTIARDMIRSYRQLPLHLYQIQTKFRDEIRPRFGLMRGREFIMKDGYSFHVDEESLKATYQDMYQAYSNMLRRSGLAFRAVEADSGAIGGSGSTEFMVLADAGEDEVLYTEDGKYAANVEKAVSLSADAVTSQFTTYEKRETPGTNTIETVCKFLNCSPTQVVKNVLYEVVYANDNVLLVLVSIRGDQEVNEIKLQNELAKIPDQYERLSAVISLKVSDAESQKRWAVKPIPLGYISPNLGDEYIKVKALTYRELETNLQLEPEHGLSVQQLANVLQDLIPDENGKYLVSEVRKSAKQLLATQPFALKSLDDQLRRLQLEYPQPPIVRLVDETASDLENFVTGADEVGYHVVGANWNKQFKKPYQVDVRKARPGDRHRDNPEQTLQSARGIEVGHIFQLGTKYSVAMGATYTNDQGEEKPLVMGCYGVGVSRLAQSAVEQSYDKDGIIWPVAIAPYHAIVTIPNIKDAQQIEIAEKLYKELNQAGIETLLDDRDERAGVKFKDADLIGIPYRIVTGRAIANGKVEVVERATRKSQEIDINEVTSKIKQWITEAIS
- a CDS encoding GerMN domain-containing protein, which translates into the protein MKDQSNRNSSGVIAAVSAAVVAVSGGVAWLTLHSQNPPTPSQSSQSLTQPGKNTTVQPGQEQTANVYWLKDNGKNLELAPQPVKIAAAQPNQVVEKAMQNLLAGPTEGAESTTIPKGTKLLGVKVNNDEVHVNLSEEFTSGGGSSSMMGRVGQVVYTATTGNPNAKVYIEVNGKELDVLGGEGVELQQPLTRDQFKNNYPL
- a CDS encoding metalloregulator ArsR/SmtB family transcription factor, with protein sequence MKQVLPVPPEVMQQVAEYFSLLSEPMRLRLLHLLRDEEKCVQELVEATQTSQANVSKHLKVMWQAGILSRRSEGTCAYYRVEDEMIFELCNRVCDRLATRLEQQAHNFRLLNGKR
- the accB gene encoding acetyl-CoA carboxylase biotin carboxyl carrier protein encodes the protein MPLDFNEIRQLLATIAQTDIAEVTLKSEDFELTVRKAVSFSNQMVSVSQAASGGVVGLGLTSVSAAPQTVSTVETATNRVLDNNSTGSGVQLSGNSPSAIDKRLVEVPSPMVGTFYRAPAPSEAPFVEVGDRVRSGQTVCIIEAMKLMNEIEAEVSGQVMEILVQNGEPVEYGQPLMRINPD
- the efp gene encoding elongation factor P translates to MISSNDFRPGVSIVLDGSVWRVIDFLHVKPGKGSAFVRTTLKNVQSGKVLERTFRAGETVPQATLEKITMQHTYKEGDEFVFMDMESYEEGRLSAAQIGDRVKYLKEGMEVNVIRWGEQVLEVELPNSVVLEVVQTDPGVKGDTATGGTKPATLETGATIMVPLFIAQGERIKIDTRDDKYLGRE